The following proteins come from a genomic window of Finegoldia magna ATCC 29328:
- a CDS encoding HlyD family efflux transporter periplasmic adaptor subunit, giving the protein MKTKKLNKKEIFIIIISVLVLIFIVHNLLGFFFKRNLYLVNDISKIKNEINANALVLKDEYIYLNDVDTKAAENVKYPVGSNVINIPKEINSQMSTKYIDDKLNDLETNHSDKTTSNFDIKDTDIKSLSNSIRNRKFDEKFLSEYDKKKNITEEEYFHSKKELKILKQVLNSKSTTVKTTVSGVLKNNVDNYENFVGYNSSSIFGSDYYLRDIGENYNTKGLSVVDSMNLSLVFDVESSKLNRNLKNNDEIEIHVDKNDYSAHIKDIKVNGNIITIVCDMNDGINNLMNKRFVPITVIDKKTKVFKIPKKSIITKDSTQGVFIKKETGIIKFVAVKVLKTDDKFAYVSTGTDGQIDVNNRKVKTLELYDYIVKNPRFVKEGELLK; this is encoded by the coding sequence ATGAAAACGAAAAAACTTAACAAAAAAGAAATTTTTATAATTATCATTTCTGTTTTAGTATTAATTTTTATTGTTCACAATTTATTAGGTTTTTTCTTTAAAAGAAACCTTTATCTTGTGAATGATATTTCCAAAATAAAAAACGAAATAAATGCAAATGCTCTTGTTCTAAAAGATGAGTACATTTATTTAAATGATGTGGATACTAAAGCAGCTGAAAATGTAAAATATCCTGTAGGATCAAATGTTATAAACATACCAAAAGAAATAAACTCACAAATGAGTACAAAGTATATAGATGACAAATTGAATGATTTGGAAACAAATCACAGCGATAAAACAACAAGTAATTTTGATATTAAAGATACCGATATAAAATCATTATCAAACTCTATAAGAAATAGAAAATTCGATGAAAAGTTTTTATCTGAGTATGATAAGAAGAAAAACATCACAGAAGAAGAGTATTTTCATTCAAAAAAAGAATTAAAAATACTAAAACAAGTTCTAAACTCAAAATCAACTACCGTTAAGACTACGGTTAGTGGAGTGTTGAAAAACAATGTAGACAACTATGAAAACTTTGTAGGATATAACTCCTCTAGTATATTCGGTAGTGATTATTATTTGAGAGATATTGGAGAAAACTATAACACTAAAGGTTTATCTGTAGTTGATAGCATGAATTTATCATTAGTATTCGATGTTGAAAGTTCAAAATTGAATAGAAATTTGAAAAATAACGATGAAATTGAAATCCATGTTGACAAAAATGATTATTCGGCTCATATAAAAGACATAAAGGTAAATGGGAATATTATAACTATAGTTTGCGACATGAATGATGGTATTAATAATTTGATGAATAAAAGATTCGTACCTATAACTGTAATTGATAAAAAAACAAAAGTATTCAAAATACCAAAAAAATCAATTATTACGAAGGATTCTACACAAGGTGTGTTCATTAAAAAAGAAACAGGAATTATTAAATTTGTAGCTGTAAAAGTTTTAAAAACTGACGACAAATTTGCATATGTTTCAACTGGTACTGATGGACAAATCGATGTTAATAACAGAAAAGTAAAAACTCTGGAACTTTACGATTATATCGTAAAAAATCCAAGGTTTGTTAAAGAGGGGGAACTTTTAAAATAA
- a CDS encoding YggT family protein: protein MINGFSIVNFFLTILKLIEWSIFIRVILSFVHISRDNALVDSIYLITDYIMYPAKILLGMFGLDRGIIDWSPLVTLIFLQIIGSLIIGLI from the coding sequence ATGATAAATGGATTTAGTATAGTTAATTTTTTCTTAACTATTTTGAAGTTGATTGAATGGTCGATATTTATTAGAGTTATATTGTCATTTGTTCATATATCAAGGGATAATGCTTTGGTCGACTCGATTTATTTGATTACTGATTATATAATGTATCCTGCAAAAATATTGCTGGGCATGTTTGGACTTGATAGAGGAATTATAGATTGGTCTCCATTAGTAACATTGATATTTCTTCAAATTATTGGATCATTAATAATAGGATTGATTTAA
- the lspA gene encoding signal peptidase II, translating into MVTILMMILVIGLDHLTKYMAISLKEGDIVIFDKFLKLTYLENRGAAFGILENKKIFLLIITLLIIGFVILYIFKNYKSLMNFEKVIYGLLLGGALGNLIDRIFRGYVIDFISVRLPFNYDFPVFNVADIAVVVSCILLVIFSLKGHK; encoded by the coding sequence ATGGTAACTATTTTAATGATGATTTTGGTAATTGGCTTAGATCATTTAACAAAATACATGGCAATTTCTCTCAAAGAAGGAGATATTGTAATTTTTGATAAATTTTTAAAGCTTACTTACCTTGAAAATAGAGGAGCGGCATTTGGAATTCTTGAAAACAAGAAAATATTCTTACTTATAATAACATTACTAATAATTGGATTTGTAATATTGTATATTTTTAAGAATTACAAAAGCTTGATGAATTTTGAAAAAGTAATATATGGGCTACTTTTAGGAGGAGCATTAGGAAATCTGATTGACAGAATTTTCAGAGGTTATGTCATTGATTTTATTTCTGTAAGACTTCCATTTAATTACGATTTTCCTGTGTTTAACGTGGCGGATATAGCTGTTGTTGTATCGTGTATTTTACTTGTTATATTTAGCTTAAAAGGACATAAATAA
- a CDS encoding redoxin domain-containing protein, translating to MSLIKKHVEEFKVPAYHNEELTEVSSEDLKGHWSLLFFYPGDFTFVCPTELEDLQNLYSEFKELNCEIYSISTDSEFVHKAWHDKSEKIKKIQYPMLSDRAFALSKQFGVLKEADGQSQRGAFLINPDLDVVLYEVSADGIGRNAHELLRKLQAAQYVDKYGDQVCPANWAPGQDTLKPGIDLVGNL from the coding sequence ATGTCATTAATTAAAAAACACGTTGAAGAATTTAAAGTTCCTGCTTATCACAATGAAGAACTTACAGAAGTTTCTAGTGAAGATTTAAAAGGTCACTGGTCATTGTTGTTCTTCTATCCAGGAGATTTTACATTTGTTTGTCCTACTGAATTAGAAGACTTACAAAACTTATACTCAGAATTTAAAGAATTAAACTGTGAAATTTATTCTATCTCTACAGATTCAGAATTTGTTCACAAGGCATGGCATGATAAATCTGAAAAGATTAAAAAAATCCAATATCCAATGTTATCAGATAGAGCATTTGCTTTATCAAAACAATTTGGAGTTTTAAAAGAAGCTGACGGTCAAAGTCAAAGAGGTGCTTTCTTAATCAATCCTGATTTAGATGTTGTATTATACGAAGTATCTGCTGATGGAATTGGTAGAAATGCACATGAATTATTAAGAAAACTACAAGCTGCACAATATGTTGATAAATACGGTGATCAAGTTTGTCCAGCTAACTGGGCACCTGGTCAAGACACTTTAAAACCAGGAATTGACCTAGTAGGTAACTTATAA
- a CDS encoding YlmH/Sll1252 family protein, with translation MSYELNYIQDIEIKKTIDRFIDSLISVKKTKTIYSTDFMNPKEIEYAISILNTETDVGYMATNCPKNCENSIIIMWDRYCYSEEYINMFDYIGLLEIQTDQEISHRDILGAVLNLGINREKIGDIFTHNKRFYICATNTMIKFLNLNLTKIKKFNISTSIVEKNIEKDEEKYKPFTGIINSERLDCLVSEMANISRKDAQILIKNKKIKLNYEVVSNTSKSVEENSLVSIRGYGRYRLIEYLGNTKKDKLRIKYIKYI, from the coding sequence ATGAGTTACGAATTAAATTACATTCAAGATATAGAAATTAAAAAGACTATCGATAGATTTATTGATAGTCTTATTTCAGTTAAAAAGACAAAAACTATATATTCAACAGATTTTATGAATCCTAAAGAAATAGAGTATGCTATTTCGATTTTAAATACAGAGACTGATGTAGGATATATGGCTACGAATTGTCCGAAAAACTGTGAAAATAGCATTATTATAATGTGGGATAGATATTGCTACTCAGAAGAATACATTAATATGTTCGATTATATTGGTCTATTGGAAATACAAACCGATCAGGAAATTTCTCATAGAGACATTTTAGGAGCTGTGTTGAATTTAGGAATTAATCGTGAAAAAATCGGAGATATTTTTACACATAATAAAAGATTTTATATTTGTGCTACAAATACGATGATCAAATTTTTGAATTTAAATTTGACAAAAATTAAAAAGTTTAATATTTCGACATCGATTGTTGAAAAAAACATAGAAAAAGATGAAGAAAAGTACAAACCATTCACAGGCATTATAAACTCAGAAAGATTGGACTGTTTGGTTTCTGAGATGGCAAATATTTCCAGAAAAGATGCTCAGATTTTGATAAAAAATAAGAAAATTAAGCTTAATTATGAAGTAGTATCTAATACTAGCAAATCAGTCGAAGAAAATTCTCTTGTATCAATTAGAGGTTATGGTAGGTACAGACTTATAGAATACTTGGGAAACACAAAAAAAGACAAATTGAGAATAAAATATATTAAATACATTTAG
- a CDS encoding DUF1002 domain-containing protein produces the protein MKKITVFLLAILISLSSTISFAGKIDTNVIDEKWGKPTFVYGGSLDKSQIRKTKGLLDIEDDSNIKPVMVTYNDLLKYIGGDDSNPGSMISSVLVKKENKNKGIKVNITTPKNITLITEKQYENAAITAGVKDCTIMVAAIRPVTGESALTGVYKAFESNGEKLDKERIKVAQKELEVVSDINKENKDKGEFDRDKLNDVIVVIKDNIANININNNGQAPSLDEIKKIVNDAIKENNLENVITEDQKQELINLFEKYSNVKSINSKDIKDELSNISDKVIEGAKDIYKKAEDAGIIDKIINFFSSIIKSIADSFGSEN, from the coding sequence ATGAAAAAAATTACAGTTTTTTTATTAGCTATTTTAATTTCATTATCATCTACTATTAGTTTCGCTGGCAAGATTGATACTAATGTTATTGATGAGAAGTGGGGCAAGCCAACTTTTGTTTATGGTGGAAGCTTGGATAAATCTCAAATTAGAAAAACAAAAGGACTTTTAGATATTGAAGACGACAGTAATATTAAGCCAGTCATGGTTACTTATAATGATTTGTTGAAGTATATTGGTGGGGATGATTCTAATCCGGGCAGTATGATTTCTAGCGTTTTGGTTAAGAAAGAAAACAAAAATAAAGGCATAAAAGTTAATATTACGACACCGAAAAATATTACGTTGATTACTGAAAAGCAATATGAAAATGCCGCTATAACAGCAGGTGTAAAAGACTGCACAATAATGGTAGCTGCTATTAGACCGGTAACTGGAGAATCGGCCCTAACAGGAGTATATAAAGCTTTTGAATCAAACGGAGAAAAGCTCGATAAGGAGAGAATAAAAGTAGCCCAAAAAGAATTGGAAGTTGTTAGTGATATTAACAAAGAAAATAAAGATAAAGGTGAATTCGATAGAGACAAATTAAATGATGTCATTGTTGTAATAAAAGATAATATTGCAAATATAAATATTAATAATAATGGCCAAGCACCAAGTCTTGATGAAATAAAAAAGATTGTAAATGATGCAATAAAAGAAAATAACCTTGAAAATGTAATTACAGAAGATCAAAAACAAGAATTAATAAATCTATTTGAAAAATATTCTAATGTAAAATCTATTAATTCAAAAGACATCAAGGATGAATTGTCTAATATTTCTGATAAAGTTATAGAAGGAGCCAAAGATATTTATAAAAAGGCAGAAGATGCAGGAATTATTGATAAAATAATTAACTTTTTTTCCTCAATAATCAAATCAATAGCGGATTCTTTTGGATCAGAAAATTAA
- a CDS encoding thermonuclease family protein, with translation MKKFLLGILILISLTGCDKFGQVEAENNLYEVVRVVDGDTVILNIDGNKTRVRLIGIDTPESVAKDKSRNVKEGKVASDYTKRLLENKRVRLEYDDEKNDVYDRKLGYLFLDDEFINEKLLKEGMAKLYTKTTNQKYYERLKKAEQYAKDNKKGFWKDFYVNDTNVYKKYIDSKGRGMIKGNINSKGLKIYHLPNQKSYKDVKINFKKGEKYFVTEKEAQEEGFSKSSK, from the coding sequence ATGAAGAAATTTTTACTGGGAATATTAATATTAATATCATTAACTGGCTGTGACAAATTTGGTCAAGTTGAAGCTGAAAATAATTTGTACGAAGTAGTTAGAGTTGTAGATGGAGACACTGTTATATTAAACATAGACGGCAATAAAACTAGAGTGAGACTCATTGGAATTGATACACCGGAAAGTGTAGCCAAAGATAAAAGTCGAAACGTCAAAGAAGGTAAGGTTGCAAGTGATTATACAAAAAGATTGCTCGAAAACAAAAGAGTGCGATTGGAATACGATGATGAAAAAAATGATGTATATGACAGAAAACTGGGTTATTTGTTTTTAGATGATGAATTTATCAATGAAAAACTACTCAAAGAAGGTATGGCAAAATTATACACAAAAACAACTAATCAAAAATATTATGAAAGACTAAAAAAAGCAGAACAATACGCAAAAGATAATAAGAAGGGATTCTGGAAAGATTTCTATGTTAATGATACAAATGTATATAAAAAATATATAGATTCTAAAGGTAGGGGAATGATAAAAGGAAATATAAACAGTAAAGGATTAAAAATATACCACTTGCCAAATCAAAAAAGTTATAAAGATGTAAAAATTAACTTCAAAAAAGGCGAAAAATATTTTGTAACAGAAAAAGAAGCGCAAGAAGAAGGATTTTCAAAATCTTCAAAATAA
- a CDS encoding cell division protein SepF has product MSFMNSFKKLVGVEDDYDEYYDDQYYYDESDHVESESKDYEQKQNYETKSNIVSMNNSATKPVESKPLNRVKINIHEPISFDDAPKVIDVILKNEVAVLNIEMLEKDVKQRIFDFVSGAIYSLDGKMQKVTKDIFVLVPKGVEIDGKIKDQITKNNGFFQL; this is encoded by the coding sequence ATGTCATTTATGAATTCATTTAAAAAATTAGTAGGAGTAGAAGACGATTACGACGAATATTACGATGACCAATACTACTATGATGAATCAGATCATGTAGAATCTGAATCAAAAGATTATGAACAAAAACAAAATTATGAAACAAAATCAAATATAGTAAGCATGAATAATTCTGCAACTAAACCTGTGGAATCTAAACCTTTGAATAGAGTTAAAATAAACATTCATGAACCAATTAGTTTTGATGATGCACCAAAAGTAATTGATGTAATATTAAAAAATGAAGTTGCCGTATTAAATATTGAAATGCTTGAAAAAGATGTAAAGCAAAGAATATTTGACTTTGTTAGTGGAGCTATTTATTCACTTGATGGCAAAATGCAAAAAGTAACTAAAGATATTTTTGTGTTGGTACCAAAAGGAGTTGAAATTGACGGCAAAATTAAGGATCAGATAACAAAAAATAATGGATTTTTCCAATTATGA
- a CDS encoding YggS family pyridoxal phosphate-dependent enzyme, whose amino-acid sequence MSIKDNLNEVNENLKKFASHGETPKLIAVTKTVDIDRIKEAIDCGVTDIGENKPQEMSWKYDELKDSVNYHMIGHLQSNKVKDVVGKACLIHSLDRMSVLKEIEKRASAINKPQDCLIQLNVAEEEQKSGLYLDDLDSFIEEIEKRKFVKVKGLMSIAPFAEDPEEIRWVFKKMREIYDKIKNTEYKNIEMKYLSMGMSHDYKVALEEGSNMVRVGSFIFGKRNYN is encoded by the coding sequence ATGAGTATAAAAGATAATCTAAATGAAGTTAATGAAAATTTGAAAAAATTTGCATCTCATGGAGAAACTCCAAAACTTATTGCGGTTACAAAAACTGTTGATATTGATAGAATTAAAGAAGCAATTGATTGCGGAGTAACAGATATTGGAGAAAATAAGCCCCAAGAAATGAGTTGGAAATATGATGAATTAAAAGATTCTGTAAATTATCATATGATTGGTCATTTGCAATCTAATAAAGTTAAAGATGTTGTAGGAAAAGCTTGTTTGATTCATTCATTAGATAGAATGAGTGTTTTAAAAGAAATTGAGAAGAGAGCAAGTGCTATTAATAAACCACAAGATTGTTTGATTCAATTAAATGTTGCAGAGGAAGAGCAAAAATCTGGTTTATATCTTGATGATTTGGATTCTTTTATAGAAGAAATTGAAAAAAGAAAGTTTGTCAAAGTAAAAGGTTTGATGAGCATTGCTCCGTTTGCTGAAGATCCAGAAGAAATAAGATGGGTTTTTAAGAAAATGAGAGAAATTTATGATAAAATAAAAAATACAGAATACAAAAATATAGAAATGAAATACTTATCTATGGGAATGAGCCACGACTACAAAGTGGCACTTGAAGAAGGATCAAATATGGTAAGAGTGGGAAGCTTTATTTTTGGTAAAAGAAATTACAATTAG
- a CDS encoding uracil-DNA glycosylase, giving the protein MSVNIGNSWDELLKDEWNKDYYKKIRQVLIHDYKNYKVYPDMNFIFEALKLVAFEDCKVVILGQDPYHNPNQAHGLSFSVKPDVKTPPSLINIYKELQNEFGYPIPNNGYLMKWAKQGVLLLNTSLTVIENKPNSHSKIGWQILTDKIIELLGNSNRPIVFILWGNNARMKKDLIKSKNALILESPHPSPFSANRGFFGCNHFIKTNDYLIDNGLEPIDWKIENI; this is encoded by the coding sequence ATGAGTGTTAATATAGGAAATAGTTGGGATGAATTGCTAAAGGATGAATGGAACAAAGATTATTATAAAAAAATCAGACAAGTTTTAATTCATGATTATAAAAATTACAAAGTATATCCAGATATGAATTTTATTTTTGAAGCATTGAAATTAGTTGCTTTTGAAGATTGTAAGGTTGTGATTTTAGGACAAGACCCATATCATAATCCTAATCAAGCTCATGGACTTAGTTTTTCTGTTAAACCAGATGTTAAAACGCCTCCTTCATTGATTAATATTTACAAAGAATTGCAAAATGAATTTGGATATCCTATTCCAAATAATGGATATTTGATGAAATGGGCAAAACAAGGAGTTTTATTATTAAATACTTCACTTACGGTAATAGAAAACAAACCAAATTCTCATTCAAAAATTGGATGGCAAATTTTAACGGATAAAATTATAGAATTATTAGGAAATTCAAATAGACCAATAGTATTTATATTGTGGGGCAACAACGCTAGAATGAAAAAAGACTTAATAAAAAGTAAGAATGCTCTCATATTAGAATCGCCACACCCTTCTCCATTTTCAGCTAATAGGGGATTTTTCGGTTGCAATCATTTTATAAAAACTAACGATTATTTGATAGATAATGGTCTAGAACCTATTGATTGGAAGATAGAAAATATATGA
- a CDS encoding DegV family protein: MSIKIITDSGSQLTGSNENENLILLNMPVISSDQEYIEGQTINSSDMFSRMKNGEVFKTSQVPYKTYYETFKRELEAGNEVICITLSSGLTSTFQTATMAMNDVLEENNDYKIIVKDSVSACSGETSVVNKALKLVELNYSFKEVNEKLDEIICAQEHIFTVTNLEYLYRGGRLSKTQKVMGSLLNIRPIMSVDKNDGSLYVVEKARGEKQTFAKIKNLMAEKCNNNVNLNQTLYVCYGENEDEADLLIEKIKEDYDFKKIVKCPLGCVIGAHTGPNMLSIYFSNKDLGDELSEV, from the coding sequence ATGTCTATAAAAATAATTACGGACTCTGGTAGTCAACTAACAGGTTCGAATGAAAACGAAAATTTAATTTTACTGAATATGCCAGTTATTAGCTCTGATCAAGAATACATAGAAGGTCAAACAATTAATTCTTCAGATATGTTTTCTAGAATGAAAAATGGAGAAGTTTTTAAAACTAGTCAAGTTCCATATAAAACATACTATGAAACATTTAAAAGAGAATTGGAGGCTGGAAATGAGGTTATATGCATTACATTATCAAGCGGATTAACTAGCACATTTCAAACTGCTACTATGGCAATGAATGATGTTTTAGAAGAAAACAATGATTATAAGATAATCGTTAAGGATTCTGTGAGTGCTTGCTCAGGAGAAACTTCTGTTGTTAATAAAGCACTTAAACTTGTAGAATTAAATTATTCATTTAAAGAAGTAAACGAAAAATTAGATGAAATAATCTGCGCACAAGAGCATATTTTTACTGTTACTAACTTAGAGTATTTGTACAGAGGTGGAAGATTATCTAAGACTCAAAAGGTAATGGGATCATTATTGAACATAAGACCAATTATGAGTGTGGATAAAAATGATGGTAGCTTATATGTTGTAGAAAAAGCGCGCGGTGAAAAACAAACTTTTGCTAAAATCAAAAATTTAATGGCTGAAAAATGTAACAATAATGTTAATTTAAATCAAACTCTTTATGTTTGCTATGGCGAAAATGAAGACGAAGCAGATCTTCTAATTGAAAAAATTAAAGAAGATTATGACTTCAAAAAAATTGTAAAATGTCCTTTAGGTTGTGTAATAGGAGCTCACACTGGGCCAAATATGTTAAGTATATATTTCAGTAACAAAGATTTGGGAGACGAACTATCAGAAGTATAA
- a CDS encoding RluA family pseudouridine synthase, producing the protein MIYEFLIDDSNQNTRLDVFLANEVELSRSEIQKFIEDKKVLVNYKPQKKNYKLNSNDKIKFDYEKEDKTIRAQKHDLDVVYEDDYLAIINKDKDVIVHPTETIYSDTLVNYLMYNFKNLSDVDGDYRRGIVHRLDKDTTGLIIIAKDNDTHLKLKEIIKNHEIIKTYLCIVHGKIDESGTIKEYMTRNPKDRKKMMVSDEGKLSISQYERLDYNDDYSLVKVQIKTGRTHQIRVHMNYIHHPILGDKLYGLKKEKILFDSQVLHAYNLQFIHPQTHEKINVIGKLKPDFMTAIEKTKLDYTKIPSKL; encoded by the coding sequence ATGATTTACGAATTTTTAATTGACGATTCTAATCAAAATACAAGATTGGATGTTTTTTTGGCTAATGAAGTTGAATTATCAAGAAGTGAAATTCAGAAATTTATTGAGGATAAAAAAGTTTTGGTTAATTATAAACCTCAGAAAAAAAACTACAAGTTAAATTCAAATGATAAAATCAAATTCGACTATGAAAAAGAAGATAAAACTATAAGAGCACAAAAACACGATTTGGATGTAGTATATGAAGACGATTATCTAGCTATTATCAACAAAGATAAAGATGTCATTGTACATCCTACAGAAACTATATATTCTGATACTTTAGTAAATTATTTAATGTATAATTTTAAAAACTTGAGTGATGTAGATGGAGATTATAGAAGGGGAATAGTTCACAGATTAGATAAAGACACAACAGGGCTAATAATAATTGCAAAAGACAATGATACCCATCTAAAATTAAAAGAGATTATCAAAAATCACGAAATTATAAAAACATATTTGTGTATTGTTCACGGAAAAATCGATGAATCTGGAACTATTAAAGAATATATGACTAGAAATCCAAAAGATAGAAAGAAAATGATGGTTTCTGACGAAGGGAAATTATCTATTTCTCAATATGAAAGACTTGATTATAATGATGATTATTCTCTTGTAAAAGTCCAAATCAAAACTGGTAGAACTCATCAAATTAGAGTTCACATGAATTATATTCATCATCCAATTTTAGGTGACAAATTATATGGATTGAAAAAGGAAAAAATACTTTTCGACAGTCAAGTTCTTCACGCATATAACCTTCAATTTATTCATCCTCAAACTCATGAAAAAATAAATGTGATAGGGAAATTAAAACCAGATTTTATGACAGCTATCGAAAAAACAAAACTAGATTACACAAAAATACCTTCTAAGTTATAA
- a CDS encoding glucosaminidase domain-containing protein, with protein sequence MKNKKLIKKRVGIFLLMIVFCSCLIINYSENYFSFSRKITHHKSELEDNELKTLNKLEKDLVEFKKVGALKITEDNIFYPTHKSKISERMLEVALEGTDLEGNAHSFIKVEKKYGVNALYLLAIANHESDFGQSRIAKDKNNLFGFNAIDSNPYNGASQYDSLDEGIQDIGKKIKILYLSDNGKYFKGYNSYAMNKNYASDKNWGEKVNNHMILIAQKILSSYK encoded by the coding sequence ATGAAAAACAAGAAATTAATAAAAAAAAGAGTTGGAATATTCTTGCTAATGATAGTTTTTTGCTCCTGTTTAATAATAAACTATTCTGAAAATTACTTTTCTTTTTCTCGAAAAATCACTCATCATAAAAGTGAATTAGAAGATAATGAGTTGAAAACATTAAATAAATTAGAAAAGGACTTGGTTGAATTCAAGAAAGTTGGGGCTTTGAAGATTACAGAAGATAATATTTTTTATCCAACTCATAAATCTAAAATATCTGAAAGAATGTTAGAGGTTGCATTAGAAGGTACTGATTTAGAGGGTAATGCACATTCCTTCATTAAAGTTGAAAAGAAATATGGAGTGAACGCTTTGTATTTACTAGCTATAGCAAATCATGAATCTGATTTTGGACAGAGCAGAATAGCAAAGGATAAAAATAATTTGTTTGGATTCAATGCTATAGATTCAAATCCATATAATGGAGCAAGTCAATACGATTCACTTGATGAGGGAATTCAAGATATTGGTAAAAAAATTAAAATATTGTATCTTAGTGATAATGGGAAGTATTTTAAAGGATATAATTCTTATGCTATGAATAAAAACTATGCAAGTGATAAGAATTGGGGAGAAAAAGTAAACAATCACATGATACTAATAGCACAAAAGATCTTATCGAGCTATAAATAA